In Micromonospora purpureochromogenes, a single window of DNA contains:
- a CDS encoding dynamin family protein, protein MTVGLRLDEAVWGLLHQALQLYRDNPRATGHLRHQLARLEQPLRVAVAGPWRSGKSTVLNAIMGEEVAPIDGPDGSGIFTWYEDGPQPRATAYSGSQPPQELTVLKSATGMRVDLVGRREGELRDIVVQWPTRALRQVTLIDTPAIIGADEHGRAPVMDRVLRDADAVLYLTRDGRGTDLRVLESTRDSRVGQAAPVNVILVLSRVDETGGGRIDGLLTARQLARRQHRDPRVNALCVNLVACSGLLGLAGRVLSESDHAALAQLAQVSREELDPHLLSADRFVRAELPVRLDTEVRAALLNRLGLIGVRLATTLVRTGCDSRGKLAAELIRRSGLTELRESISRFFVDRRDTLKARSALAAVEALLQAEPGPGTGELLSAVEQILAGAHEFRELRLLAALRTTRLGFHAELAAEAQRLVGGDGVGLPARLGLEHDAPVQRLWEVAADAQWQWRNRAEDPLLRLSQRRGAQVVVRSCEGMLAELAEGGR, encoded by the coding sequence ATGACGGTCGGCCTGCGGCTGGACGAGGCGGTCTGGGGGCTGCTGCACCAGGCTCTCCAGCTCTACCGGGACAACCCCCGCGCGACCGGCCACCTCCGGCACCAGCTGGCCCGGCTGGAGCAACCGCTGCGGGTCGCGGTCGCCGGCCCGTGGCGGTCCGGCAAGTCGACCGTGCTGAACGCGATCATGGGCGAGGAGGTCGCGCCGATCGACGGCCCGGACGGCAGCGGCATCTTCACCTGGTACGAGGACGGTCCACAGCCGCGCGCCACCGCCTACTCCGGCAGCCAGCCCCCGCAGGAGCTGACGGTGCTCAAGTCGGCGACCGGGATGCGGGTGGACCTGGTGGGCCGGCGGGAGGGCGAGCTGCGCGACATCGTGGTGCAGTGGCCGACCCGGGCGCTGCGGCAGGTCACCCTGATCGACACGCCCGCGATCATCGGCGCCGACGAGCACGGCCGGGCGCCGGTCATGGACCGGGTGCTGCGGGACGCGGACGCGGTGCTGTACCTGACCCGCGACGGTCGCGGTACCGACCTGCGGGTGCTGGAGTCCACTCGGGACAGCCGGGTCGGGCAGGCCGCCCCGGTGAACGTGATCCTGGTGCTGTCCCGGGTGGACGAGACCGGCGGCGGACGGATCGACGGGCTGCTCACCGCCCGCCAGCTCGCCCGACGGCAGCACCGCGACCCCCGGGTGAACGCCCTCTGCGTCAACCTGGTGGCGTGCAGCGGGCTGCTCGGGCTCGCCGGACGGGTGCTCAGCGAGTCGGACCACGCCGCGCTCGCGCAGCTGGCCCAGGTGTCGCGGGAGGAGCTGGACCCGCACCTGCTCTCCGCCGACCGCTTCGTCCGCGCCGAGCTGCCGGTACGGCTGGACACCGAGGTACGCGCCGCGCTGCTGAACCGGCTCGGCCTGATCGGGGTCCGGCTGGCGACCACCCTGGTCCGTACCGGCTGCGACAGCCGGGGCAAGCTGGCCGCCGAACTCATCCGGCGCAGCGGCCTGACCGAGCTGCGCGAGTCGATCAGCCGGTTCTTCGTCGACCGACGGGACACCCTCAAGGCGCGCTCCGCGCTCGCCGCGGTGGAGGCGCTGCTGCAGGCCGAGCCCGGCCCGGGCACCGGGGAGCTGCTCAGCGCGGTGGAGCAGATCCTCGCCGGTGCGCACGAGTTCCGGGAGCTGCGCCTGCTCGCGGCGCTGCGGACCACCCGGCTCGGGTTCCACGCGGAGCTGGCGGCGGAGGCGCAGCGCCTGGTCGGCGGGGACGGGGTCGGCCTGCCCGCCCGACTCGGCCTGGAGCACGACGCGCCCGTACAGCGGCTCTGGGAGGTCGCGGCCGACGCGCAGTGGCAGTGGCGCAACCGCGCGGAGGATCCGCTGCTCCGGCTTTCCCAGCGGCGCGGCGCGCAGGTCGTCGTCCGCAGCTGCGAGGGGATGCTCGCCGAGCTGGCCGAGGGAGGCCGGTGA
- a CDS encoding Hsp70 family protein: MPYVLGIDIGSTNTAASVAGRRGATWARPEVVALDGGSVTVPSVLHLAADGTLVVGEPSVEDGSRTARGFVRRVGDDVPLLLGGEACPPQMLTALLAAWVVERVLDREGEPAEAVVLSHPAGWGRHRRELLHEALWQFGLDNVTLLPRTVTVAESHAARGFPGSTAAVYALGGNTFEAALVRRTPRGTYETFGLPQGLDWIGGADFDEALAEHVRTVLARELAAAGPRQTHATLRALLPECDRAKRDLTVGTETDVLLTLPTGPVRVPVSRVRFEDMIRPAVQATVELLTRTVHSAGLLPAQLDGVLLAGGSTRIPLVVELLAAAFPVPVEVEPDPQLTAATGAALAACQVVSPRPRRPEPDRGPAPAVETGRAAAPAVPAQRAPEHDRCARSEPPPRPPVRITPLELPKASRLVLARGRGREG; encoded by the coding sequence ATGCCGTACGTCCTGGGGATCGACATCGGAAGCACCAACACCGCGGCCAGCGTGGCCGGGCGACGGGGTGCGACCTGGGCGCGACCCGAGGTGGTCGCGCTGGACGGCGGGTCGGTGACCGTACCGTCGGTGTTGCACCTGGCGGCCGACGGGACGCTGGTGGTGGGTGAACCGTCCGTCGAGGACGGGAGCCGGACCGCACGCGGGTTCGTCCGCCGGGTCGGCGACGACGTACCCCTGCTGCTCGGCGGCGAGGCCTGCCCGCCGCAGATGCTGACCGCGCTGCTGGCGGCGTGGGTGGTGGAACGGGTCCTCGACCGGGAGGGTGAGCCCGCCGAGGCGGTCGTGCTCAGCCACCCCGCAGGCTGGGGTCGGCACCGGCGCGAGCTGCTGCACGAGGCGCTGTGGCAGTTCGGCCTGGACAACGTGACGCTGCTGCCCCGTACGGTCACGGTGGCCGAGAGCCACGCGGCACGGGGCTTCCCGGGCAGCACGGCGGCCGTCTACGCCCTGGGCGGCAACACCTTCGAGGCGGCCCTGGTCCGCCGCACCCCCCGCGGCACCTACGAGACGTTCGGCCTGCCGCAGGGGCTGGACTGGATCGGCGGCGCCGACTTCGACGAGGCGCTGGCCGAGCACGTGCGTACCGTGCTCGCCCGGGAACTCGCCGCGGCCGGACCTCGGCAGACGCACGCCACGCTGCGCGCGCTGCTGCCCGAGTGCGACCGGGCCAAGCGGGACCTGACCGTCGGTACGGAGACCGACGTGCTGCTGACCCTGCCCACCGGGCCGGTCCGGGTGCCGGTGAGCCGGGTGCGGTTCGAGGACATGATCCGGCCGGCCGTGCAGGCGACCGTCGAGCTGCTGACCCGGACCGTCCACTCCGCCGGGCTGCTGCCGGCGCAGCTCGACGGCGTCCTGCTCGCCGGCGGCTCCACCCGTATCCCCCTGGTCGTCGAGCTGCTCGCCGCGGCCTTCCCGGTACCGGTGGAGGTGGAGCCCGATCCGCAGCTGACCGCAGCCACCGGCGCGGCGCTGGCCGCCTGTCAGGTGGTGTCGCCCCGCCCGCGCCGGCCGGAGCCGGACCGCGGGCCCGCCCCGGCCGTCGAGACCGGACGGGCCGCCGCGCCGGCCGTCCCGGCGCAGCGTGCACCCGAGCACGACCGTTGTGCCCGCAGCGAGCCACCACCCCGTCCCCCGGTCCGGATCACCCCGCTGGAACTGCCGAAGGCCTCTCGTTTGGTGCTGGCCCGCGGCCGGGGACGGGAAGGATGA
- a CDS encoding GH92 family glycosyl hydrolase, translating to MRRSRRRFLLPVVVVASLAVPAVPLPALAAEAPATDFSTSLEAGDPQPTWINTTETDAGGAEKTSGVTGSPVKGIPGNLAGRITEVTANAENPPSETADRVIDGSVSTKWLSFTPTGWVRVRLDAPIAVVHYALTSANDAPERDPKDWTLQGSADGENWTTLDSRTGQQFTERFQTREYRFDNATAYPYYRLNVTAIGGGGITQLAELQLSNGDTTPPPPSNMRTMSSGGPVNGPTMKPNVGWTGVRALQYSGGQTVSGRGYAYNKVFDVDLTVTDRTELSYVIFPELTGQDLDYPSTYAAVDLAFDDGTYLSELGAVDQHGFGLSPQAQGESKSLYADQWNVKRSRIGAVAAGKRVDRVLLAYDSTTGTGLFNGWVDDIRITGNPAEVAKPRPSDHVLTTRGTNSSGSFSRGNNIPATAVPHGFNFWTPMTNAGSISWLYDYQSRNTATNRPALQAFTVSHEPSPWMGDRQTFQVMPSPATGVPAAGRSARALPFGHENEVAKAHYYEVTFDNGLRTELAPTDHAALFRFTFTGDQGNLIFDNVNNNGGLTLGADGVVSGYSDVRSGLSNGAGRMFVYGVVDSPVTASGRLTGGGGTNVTGYLAFDTRQARTVTLRIATSLISVEQARRNLDNEIGRDDTLETVRERAQRLWDDKLRVIEVEGATEDQLTTLYSNLYRLSLYPNSAHENVGTPEAPVWKHAVQSTTSSTIPAGTTATRTGAPVVDGKVYVNNGFWDTYRTTWSAYTLLDPDTAGELVDGFVQQYKDGGWVSRWSSPGYANLMTGTSSDVSFADAYVKGVRDFDVKAAYEAAVKNATVSPPGSNPNNTSVGRKGLQTSIFQGYTASDVSEGVSWALEGYINDFGIANMGAALADDPATPEADRARYREESEYFRNRAQNYVHMFDPHVDFFQGRDAAGKWKSTPAEYDPRVWGHEHDYTETNGWNFAFHVPQDGQGLANLYGGRQQLADKLDEFFRTPETAKFPGSYGGTIHEMIEARDVRMGMWGFSNQVAHHIPWMYTYAGQPAKTQAKVREALSRMYLGSEIGQGYAGDEDNGETSAWYLFSALGLYPLQVGSADYVIGSPLFRKATVHLPNGRQIVVNAPGNNARNVYVQGLTVDGQTHRKSSISHGELADGAVLDFEMGEYPSSWATAAEDLPTSLSRPGPVARPLADITVTGGAAALADDSSGTTVAVDDPVQWKVSGTPEQVTHYTLTSGKVAGDLHGWQLKGSYDGRNWTVLDDRSGESFPWRSQTRSFQVDQPGRYAHYRLEVTAADPVATLAEVELLARPSPACTSTITGRRDAELTVTSGVTCLTGATINGAVTVQPGAALYVRGGVLSGGVSASGADAVVLHGVTVRGGVTVAGTTGEAAIEASQVAGGVDLVGNADPVLAASTVTGALSCADNDPAPRDNGLPSTVTGGYSGQCAPR from the coding sequence ATGAGGCGTAGTAGACGCAGGTTCCTGTTGCCGGTCGTGGTGGTGGCGAGCCTCGCGGTCCCCGCCGTACCGCTGCCCGCGCTGGCGGCCGAAGCGCCCGCCACCGACTTCTCCACCTCGCTGGAGGCCGGCGATCCCCAGCCGACCTGGATCAACACCACCGAGACCGACGCCGGCGGCGCCGAGAAGACCTCAGGGGTGACCGGCAGCCCGGTCAAGGGAATCCCCGGCAACCTGGCCGGCCGGATCACCGAGGTCACCGCCAACGCGGAGAACCCGCCCAGCGAGACCGCGGACCGGGTCATCGACGGCAGTGTCAGTACGAAGTGGCTGTCGTTCACGCCGACCGGCTGGGTACGGGTCCGGCTCGACGCCCCGATCGCCGTCGTGCACTACGCGCTGACCTCCGCCAACGACGCGCCGGAACGGGACCCGAAGGACTGGACCCTGCAGGGCTCCGCCGACGGCGAGAACTGGACCACCCTGGACAGCCGGACCGGGCAGCAGTTCACCGAGCGCTTCCAGACCAGGGAGTACCGGTTCGACAACGCCACCGCGTATCCGTACTACCGGCTCAACGTCACCGCGATCGGCGGGGGCGGCATCACGCAGCTCGCCGAGCTTCAGCTCTCCAACGGCGACACCACTCCCCCACCGCCCAGCAACATGCGCACCATGAGCAGCGGCGGCCCGGTCAACGGCCCGACCATGAAGCCGAACGTCGGCTGGACCGGGGTCCGCGCGCTGCAGTACTCGGGCGGGCAGACCGTCAGCGGGCGCGGGTACGCGTACAACAAGGTCTTCGACGTCGACCTCACGGTGACCGACCGGACCGAGTTGTCGTACGTCATCTTCCCGGAGCTGACCGGGCAGGACCTGGACTACCCGAGCACCTACGCGGCGGTGGACCTGGCCTTCGACGACGGCACCTACCTCAGCGAGCTGGGCGCGGTGGACCAGCACGGCTTCGGGCTGAGCCCGCAGGCGCAGGGTGAGTCCAAGTCGCTCTACGCCGACCAGTGGAACGTCAAGCGGTCCCGGATCGGCGCGGTCGCCGCCGGCAAGCGCGTCGACCGCGTCCTGCTGGCCTACGACAGCACCACCGGGACCGGCCTGTTCAACGGCTGGGTCGACGACATCCGGATCACCGGCAACCCGGCCGAGGTGGCCAAGCCCCGCCCCTCCGACCACGTGCTCACCACCCGCGGCACCAACTCCAGCGGCAGCTTCTCCCGGGGCAACAACATCCCGGCGACCGCGGTGCCGCACGGCTTCAACTTCTGGACCCCGATGACCAACGCGGGCTCCATCAGCTGGCTGTACGACTACCAGAGCCGCAACACCGCCACCAACCGCCCGGCCCTGCAGGCGTTCACCGTCAGCCACGAGCCGAGCCCGTGGATGGGTGACCGGCAGACCTTCCAGGTGATGCCGTCACCGGCCACCGGGGTACCCGCCGCCGGCCGGTCCGCCCGGGCGCTGCCGTTCGGCCACGAGAACGAGGTGGCGAAGGCGCACTACTACGAGGTCACCTTCGACAACGGCCTCCGGACGGAGCTGGCACCGACCGACCACGCCGCGCTGTTCCGGTTCACCTTCACCGGCGACCAGGGCAACCTGATCTTCGACAACGTCAACAACAACGGCGGCCTCACCCTCGGCGCCGACGGCGTGGTCAGCGGCTACTCGGACGTGCGAAGCGGGCTGTCCAACGGCGCCGGCCGGATGTTCGTCTACGGCGTCGTCGACTCCCCGGTCACCGCCAGCGGCCGGCTCACCGGCGGCGGCGGGACCAACGTCACCGGCTACCTGGCCTTCGACACCCGGCAGGCCAGGACGGTGACGTTGCGGATCGCCACCTCGCTCATCTCCGTGGAGCAGGCCCGGCGCAACCTCGATAACGAGATCGGCCGCGACGACACCCTCGAGACGGTCCGCGAGCGCGCGCAGCGGCTCTGGGACGACAAGCTGCGGGTGATCGAGGTCGAGGGGGCCACCGAGGACCAGCTCACCACCCTCTACTCCAACCTCTACCGGCTCTCGCTCTACCCCAACTCCGCCCACGAGAACGTGGGCACGCCGGAGGCGCCGGTCTGGAAGCACGCGGTGCAGTCGACCACGTCGAGCACTATCCCGGCCGGCACCACCGCCACCCGGACCGGCGCCCCGGTCGTGGACGGCAAGGTGTACGTCAACAACGGCTTCTGGGACACGTACCGCACCACCTGGTCGGCGTACACGCTGCTCGACCCGGACACCGCCGGCGAACTGGTCGACGGGTTCGTGCAGCAGTACAAGGACGGCGGCTGGGTGTCGCGGTGGTCGTCGCCCGGGTACGCGAACCTGATGACCGGCACCAGCTCGGACGTGTCGTTCGCCGACGCGTACGTCAAGGGCGTGCGCGACTTCGACGTCAAGGCCGCGTACGAGGCGGCGGTGAAGAACGCCACGGTCAGCCCGCCGGGCAGCAACCCGAACAACACCAGCGTCGGTCGCAAGGGACTGCAGACGTCGATCTTCCAGGGGTACACCGCCTCGGACGTGTCCGAAGGGGTGTCCTGGGCGCTGGAGGGCTACATCAACGACTTCGGCATCGCGAACATGGGCGCGGCGCTGGCCGACGACCCCGCCACCCCGGAGGCGGACCGGGCCCGCTACCGCGAGGAGTCGGAGTACTTCCGCAACCGGGCGCAGAACTACGTGCACATGTTCGACCCGCACGTGGACTTCTTCCAGGGTCGGGACGCCGCCGGGAAGTGGAAGTCCACCCCGGCGGAGTACGACCCGCGGGTCTGGGGCCACGAGCACGACTACACCGAGACCAACGGTTGGAACTTCGCGTTCCACGTCCCGCAGGACGGCCAGGGCCTGGCCAACCTGTACGGCGGTCGGCAGCAACTGGCCGACAAGCTGGACGAGTTCTTCCGCACCCCGGAGACGGCGAAGTTCCCGGGCTCCTACGGCGGCACCATCCACGAGATGATCGAGGCGCGGGACGTCCGGATGGGCATGTGGGGCTTCAGCAACCAGGTCGCCCACCACATCCCGTGGATGTACACGTACGCGGGGCAGCCGGCGAAGACGCAGGCCAAGGTCCGGGAGGCGCTGTCGCGGATGTACCTCGGCAGCGAGATCGGCCAGGGCTACGCCGGCGACGAGGACAACGGCGAGACCTCCGCCTGGTACCTCTTCAGCGCGCTCGGCCTCTACCCCCTGCAGGTGGGCAGCGCGGACTACGTGATCGGTTCACCGCTGTTCCGCAAGGCGACGGTGCACCTGCCCAACGGCCGGCAGATCGTCGTCAACGCACCCGGGAACAACGCCCGCAACGTCTACGTGCAGGGGTTGACGGTCGACGGGCAGACCCACCGGAAGTCCTCGATCTCGCACGGCGAGCTGGCCGACGGCGCGGTGCTGGACTTCGAGATGGGCGAGTACCCGTCGTCCTGGGCCACCGCGGCCGAAGACCTGCCGACCTCGCTCAGCAGGCCGGGCCCGGTCGCCCGGCCGCTGGCGGACATCACCGTCACCGGCGGGGCCGCCGCGCTGGCCGACGACAGCTCGGGTACCACGGTCGCGGTCGACGACCCGGTGCAGTGGAAGGTCTCCGGCACCCCGGAGCAGGTCACCCACTACACGCTCACCTCCGGCAAGGTCGCCGGAGACCTGCACGGCTGGCAGCTCAAGGGGTCCTACGACGGCCGTAACTGGACGGTGCTCGACGACCGGTCCGGGGAGTCGTTCCCCTGGCGGTCGCAGACCCGGTCGTTCCAGGTCGACCAGCCCGGCCGGTACGCCCACTACCGGCTGGAGGTGACCGCCGCCGACCCGGTGGCCACCCTCGCGGAGGTGGAGTTGCTGGCGAGGCCGTCGCCGGCCTGCACCTCGACGATCACCGGACGGCGGGACGCCGAGCTGACCGTCACGTCCGGCGTGACGTGCCTGACCGGCGCGACGATCAACGGGGCGGTGACCGTACAGCCCGGTGCCGCGCTGTACGTGCGGGGCGGCGTGCTCTCCGGCGGGGTGTCGGCCAGCGGTGCCGACGCGGTGGTGCTGCACGGCGTGACCGTGCGGGGTGGCGTCACCGTGGCCGGTACCACCGGCGAGGCCGCCATCGAGGCAAGTCAGGTCGCCGGCGGGGTCGACCTCGTCGGCAACGCCGATCCGGTGCTCGCCGCCAGCACGGTCACCGGCGCGCTGTCCTGCGCCGACAACGACCCGGCGCCCCGCGACAACGGGCTGCCCAGCACGGTCACCGGCGGCTACTCGGGACAGTGCGCCCCGCGCTGA
- a CDS encoding IniB N-terminal domain-containing protein has translation MDQTLHDFVLNLLTNPDAKSAFDLDPEGALQAAGLTDITAADVQDVVPLVVDYAPVHGLAPVAPVAGQLGVDPLLADTTDVVAQLQAVPQDITISSSYSGVDVKAGVLGAIAVDPTGVAAGATLLPGIGLGIGPGGIQTDVTGVHDVAHTLDADVVGPVNTVADPTVGDVAGIAGNPDALLDGTDAGLLGTPDGLLGGPLSGTHGQVGGVVDSLGVDDTLGGLGVTDTLGGLGISDSGGLVPQVDVSSTVGGVTHQVDGVISGVTGTVGSVTGDVNGGVSGDSGVHADASASAGGGLLGLGDGLF, from the coding sequence ATGGACCAGACCCTGCACGACTTCGTGCTCAACCTGCTGACCAACCCTGACGCCAAGTCGGCGTTCGACCTCGACCCCGAGGGCGCGCTCCAGGCCGCGGGGCTCACCGACATCACCGCCGCCGACGTGCAGGACGTGGTCCCGCTGGTCGTCGACTACGCCCCGGTGCACGGGCTGGCGCCGGTGGCCCCGGTGGCCGGGCAGCTCGGGGTCGACCCGTTGCTGGCCGACACCACCGACGTGGTCGCCCAGCTCCAGGCCGTGCCGCAGGACATCACCATCAGCAGCTCCTACTCGGGAGTGGACGTCAAGGCCGGCGTGCTGGGTGCCATCGCCGTCGACCCGACGGGCGTCGCCGCCGGGGCGACGCTGCTGCCCGGGATCGGCCTCGGCATCGGGCCGGGCGGCATCCAGACCGACGTGACCGGCGTGCACGACGTGGCACACACCCTCGACGCCGACGTGGTGGGCCCGGTGAACACCGTGGCCGACCCGACGGTCGGTGACGTGGCCGGCATCGCCGGCAACCCGGACGCCCTGCTCGACGGCACCGACGCCGGCCTGCTCGGCACCCCGGACGGCCTGCTCGGCGGCCCGCTCTCCGGCACCCACGGCCAGGTCGGCGGCGTCGTCGACTCGCTCGGTGTCGACGACACCCTCGGTGGGCTCGGCGTGACCGACACCCTGGGCGGGCTCGGCATCAGCGACTCCGGCGGCCTGGTCCCGCAGGTCGACGTGTCCTCCACGGTGGGCGGCGTGACGCACCAGGTGGACGGCGTCATCTCCGGCGTCACCGGCACGGTGGGCAGCGTGACCGGTGACGTCAATGGCGGGGTGAGCGGCGACTCCGGGGTCCACGCCGATGCGTCCGCGTCGGCCGGCGGCGGGCTGCTGGGTCTCGGCGACGGTCTGTTCTGA
- a CDS encoding dynamin family protein produces MAGIWLDVLDGIARTCREHGRADLLQAVRQKRAQLLDPKLRVLVVGEPHQGKSQLVNAIVNAPVCPVGDGRTTVLPTVVQHAEVASATVVQAASAPGRPAGASVPTTAERTPVPLDQIAAGVGGTLGRRSGGGPAYVEIGLPRALLGAGLVLVDTPGTDEVALLGAGASAAALNRADAVLVVSDSTRELSVAELNMLLHVTRSHPNVAVVQTKTDLVPDWRAVAERNRQHLAEAGVPAALIPVSAALRLRAAVSDDHGLNAESGFPQLIARLQRDLAGKGDVLARASVAVIARTVVEQLAAPLRAELESQEAEDQSGPISRLHAAQREVDELRRCSTRWQNTLADEMADLLSDIEYDLRDRTRQILRMVDEAFDTADPLVSWDTFQEWLQRSLVEAAEANHEWLAQRCDFAARRVAGNFARYGYDVLPPWSMAVPADLVDRLPEMERPTIDRFTASQKVITGMKGSYGGLLMFGLAMTLAGMPMINPVSIGAGALFGGKSIRDESRQLLRRRQASAKTAIQRHVDDFFVRTTKDCRDTARQVQRMLRDHFTALTEELQEAIVQSFRTAKRAADTDAAAREQRQREIRLKMSRLAAVYEQAQQLTAARPAPAPLEPRA; encoded by the coding sequence ATGGCGGGGATCTGGCTGGACGTGCTCGACGGGATCGCCCGCACGTGCCGCGAACACGGGCGGGCGGACCTGCTCCAGGCGGTCCGGCAGAAGCGCGCCCAGTTGCTCGACCCGAAGCTGCGCGTCCTGGTCGTCGGCGAACCGCACCAGGGCAAGAGTCAGCTCGTCAACGCGATCGTGAACGCGCCGGTGTGCCCGGTCGGCGACGGCCGCACCACCGTCCTGCCGACCGTGGTGCAGCACGCCGAGGTGGCGTCGGCCACGGTGGTCCAGGCGGCGTCCGCCCCCGGGCGACCCGCCGGCGCCTCCGTCCCGACGACCGCCGAGCGGACCCCGGTACCGCTCGACCAGATCGCGGCCGGGGTGGGCGGCACGCTGGGGCGCCGATCCGGTGGCGGGCCGGCGTACGTCGAGATCGGACTGCCGCGCGCGCTGCTCGGCGCGGGGCTGGTGCTGGTGGACACGCCCGGCACCGACGAGGTGGCCCTGCTCGGTGCCGGCGCCTCGGCCGCCGCGCTGAACCGCGCCGACGCGGTGCTGGTCGTCTCCGATTCCACCCGGGAACTCTCCGTCGCCGAGCTGAACATGCTGTTGCACGTCACCCGGTCGCACCCGAACGTGGCGGTGGTGCAGACCAAGACCGACCTGGTGCCGGACTGGCGCGCGGTCGCCGAGCGCAATCGGCAGCACCTGGCCGAGGCGGGCGTACCGGCGGCGCTGATCCCGGTCTCGGCGGCGTTGCGCCTGCGTGCGGCGGTCAGCGACGACCACGGGCTCAACGCCGAGTCGGGCTTCCCGCAACTGATCGCCCGGCTGCAGCGGGACCTGGCCGGCAAGGGCGACGTGCTGGCCCGGGCCTCGGTCGCGGTGATCGCCCGCACCGTGGTGGAGCAGCTCGCCGCGCCGCTGCGCGCCGAGCTGGAGAGCCAGGAGGCGGAGGACCAGTCCGGGCCGATCTCCCGGCTGCACGCGGCCCAGCGCGAGGTCGACGAGCTGCGCCGCTGCTCCACCCGCTGGCAGAACACCCTGGCCGACGAGATGGCCGACCTGCTGTCCGACATCGAGTACGACCTGCGCGACCGGACCCGGCAGATCCTGCGGATGGTCGACGAGGCGTTCGACACGGCCGACCCGCTGGTCTCCTGGGACACCTTCCAGGAGTGGTTGCAGCGCAGCCTGGTCGAGGCCGCCGAGGCCAACCACGAGTGGTTGGCCCAGCGCTGCGACTTTGCTGCCCGGCGGGTCGCCGGCAACTTCGCCCGGTACGGCTACGACGTACTGCCGCCCTGGTCCATGGCGGTGCCGGCGGATCTCGTGGACCGGCTGCCGGAGATGGAGCGGCCGACCATCGACCGGTTCACCGCGAGCCAGAAGGTGATCACCGGCATGAAGGGCTCGTACGGCGGCCTGCTGATGTTCGGCCTGGCGATGACCCTCGCCGGCATGCCGATGATCAATCCGGTCTCGATCGGCGCCGGCGCGCTCTTCGGCGGCAAGAGCATCCGGGACGAGAGCAGGCAGTTGCTCCGCCGCCGCCAGGCGAGCGCCAAGACGGCGATCCAGCGGCACGTCGACGACTTCTTCGTCCGGACGACCAAGGACTGTCGGGACACCGCCCGGCAGGTGCAGCGGATGCTCCGGGACCACTTCACCGCGCTGACCGAGGAGTTGCAGGAGGCCATCGTCCAGTCGTTCCGTACCGCGAAGCGGGCCGCCGACACCGACGCGGCCGCCCGCGAGCAGCGCCAGCGCGAGATCCGGCTGAAGATGAGCCGGCTGGCCGCCGTCTACGAGCAGGCCCAGCAGTTGACGGCCGCCCGGCCCGCCCCGGCGCCGTTGGAGCCCCGGGCATGA